From Lysinibacillus sp. SGAir0095, the proteins below share one genomic window:
- a CDS encoding glucosyltransferase domain-containing protein has protein sequence MPENIGSKLRGKIQYEWKLAIISAFIIGLLTHLYIFLHRLPNHDGLLNIYSSQAKVSSGRFFLSNAAGLSSYFDMPWVIGLFSILFLSLAAACIVCLFEVKKKMAIVLISGIVVAFPSVSATFSYMFTADGYMLGTFLAVLAVLLTKKYKFGFIIGAVALCLGVGIYQANLSVAMAFITLWLMHDILLKKTTTKQLGLNVLRSALMLGIGMVSYLVVYKIYTKFLDVSITSYQGLDKVGSVTLDDIPKVFETIDLKLKTFFFNGFVNQADVNLLEWLNVFLLITLIISTITVIVKNKVYNSIVQILIFVLLVLSLPISFYVVYFLSPEAEYHMLMIFSISSIYIYLILLYDAVEVRKSLWIEKINSWATVILLTVTIYNFGLIANIVYFNMELKYERSIQLANRLIDRVEQLEDYEDIKKIHVIGRYRIETPLPSVIIPQKIPQMVGSTGEHLLVETAHIQKIFANFLGYELLFLMPDELEEMNARNEIKEMGIWPVKESVQVIDDVLVIKFEEQ, from the coding sequence ATGCCAGAAAATATAGGGTCTAAACTAAGGGGGAAGATCCAATATGAATGGAAATTAGCCATTATTTCAGCATTCATCATTGGATTATTAACTCATCTATATATTTTTTTACATAGGTTACCCAACCATGATGGACTGTTAAATATTTATAGCTCACAGGCAAAGGTATCGTCGGGGCGATTCTTTTTAAGTAATGCTGCGGGATTAAGCAGTTACTTTGATATGCCCTGGGTAATTGGGTTATTTTCTATTTTATTTTTATCCCTTGCTGCTGCCTGTATTGTATGTTTATTCGAAGTGAAGAAGAAAATGGCGATTGTCCTTATTTCGGGGATTGTAGTAGCATTTCCAAGCGTTTCTGCAACATTTTCTTATATGTTTACAGCAGATGGGTATATGCTAGGAACTTTTCTAGCTGTCTTAGCGGTCCTACTAACAAAAAAGTATAAATTTGGCTTCATTATAGGGGCCGTAGCATTATGCCTTGGTGTTGGAATTTATCAGGCGAATTTGTCTGTCGCAATGGCTTTTATCACACTTTGGTTAATGCATGACATCCTTTTGAAAAAAACGACGACGAAACAACTTGGACTTAATGTCTTACGTTCAGCTTTAATGCTCGGAATTGGAATGGTCTCTTATTTAGTTGTATATAAAATCTATACTAAGTTTTTAGATGTATCCATTACAAGCTACCAAGGACTAGATAAGGTCGGTTCTGTAACACTGGATGATATTCCAAAAGTTTTTGAGACAATTGATTTAAAGCTAAAAACATTCTTTTTTAATGGGTTCGTGAACCAAGCAGATGTGAATTTATTGGAATGGTTAAATGTATTTCTACTCATTACGCTAATCATTTCTACGATTACAGTTATTGTAAAGAATAAAGTTTATAACAGTATTGTGCAAATCCTCATCTTTGTGCTTTTAGTATTGAGCTTACCGATCAGTTTCTATGTTGTCTATTTCCTTTCACCTGAAGCCGAATACCATATGCTCATGATATTTAGTATTTCATCAATCTATATCTATCTTATTTTATTGTATGATGCAGTAGAGGTAAGAAAATCGTTATGGATCGAAAAAATTAATTCATGGGCAACAGTGATTTTATTAACTGTCACGATCTATAATTTTGGCTTAATTGCCAATATCGTTTATTTTAATATGGAGCTAAAATACGAGCGTTCCATACAATTAGCCAATCGTCTAATAGATCGAGTTGAACAATTGGAAGATTACGAAGACATTAAAAAGATTCATGTAATAGGGCGTTATCGAATTGAAACGCCATTACCTTCTGTTATTATTCCACAAAAAATACCACAAATGGTTGGCTCGACTGGAGAACACCTATTAGTAGAAACTGCACATATTCAGAAAATCTTTGCTAATTTCTTGGGCTATGAGCTTCTTTTCTTAATGCCTGATGAGCTGGAAGAGATGAATGCAAGGAATGAAATAAAAGAGATGGGGATTTGGCCGGTAAAAGAATCCGTGCAAGTGATTGATGATGTTCTTGTCATAAAGTTTGAAGAACAATAA
- a CDS encoding glucosyltransferase domain-containing protein, with the protein MPEEILGKLRSKIKNEWVLAFSSAMIIGLLTHLYVFMHRYPNHDGLHNFYSTQAMVTSGRFFLGPASSLSSYFDLPWVIGLFSLFFLALTSICLVILFEVRKKISIVLISGLVVTFPSVSSTFAYMFTADGYMLGIFMATLAVVLTKKYKFGFVLGAILVSLAVGVYQANLSVALVFATFWIIHDIFFSNHSIMRIWGNIIRSGLMVGIGMVGYFVVYKLFTSLLSVQISSYQGLDKVGSLTIHDIPKRISQIVSELKTFFFRGFFSSYDVNLLEMLNVFIFILIFIGAITLIVKKKLYLNIGKLVTLILCVITLPFTLYIAYFASPNVFYHMLMVFSLSSTYIFLVLIYDAIDSNQTTIFKEVFSWGTTILIAFTIFNFALIANIAYMNMELRYEKSISFANRLVDRIEQLDEYENIEKMAVFGNVELHSTLSSVSIPNRIPTMTGTVGETVFYKPYSYNELIESFLGYSLVAATDEDLKAIQQTNTYKEMGVWPAQDSVQVINNTVIVKFENIETIE; encoded by the coding sequence ATGCCAGAAGAAATATTAGGTAAATTACGAAGTAAAATAAAAAATGAATGGGTATTAGCTTTTAGCTCAGCCATGATTATCGGCTTACTTACTCATCTCTATGTATTCATGCACCGATATCCGAACCATGATGGACTGCACAATTTTTATAGCACACAAGCAATGGTAACTTCAGGTCGTTTCTTTTTAGGACCTGCTAGCAGCCTAAGCTCCTATTTTGATTTACCATGGGTAATAGGGTTATTTTCTCTATTTTTTTTAGCCCTGACTTCAATTTGTTTAGTGATTCTGTTTGAGGTTAGGAAGAAAATTTCAATCGTTTTAATTTCAGGATTAGTCGTTACATTCCCAAGTGTTTCCTCTACATTCGCCTATATGTTTACTGCAGATGGTTATATGCTTGGCATCTTCATGGCTACCTTAGCTGTGGTTTTAACCAAAAAATATAAATTTGGGTTTGTATTAGGTGCCATTCTTGTTAGTTTAGCAGTGGGTGTGTATCAAGCGAATTTATCGGTTGCTTTAGTTTTTGCAACATTTTGGATTATCCATGATATCTTCTTCTCGAATCATTCCATCATGCGAATCTGGGGAAATATAATCCGATCCGGGTTAATGGTTGGGATTGGGATGGTTGGTTACTTTGTTGTCTATAAGCTTTTTACAAGCTTGCTTTCGGTTCAGATTTCAAGCTATCAAGGACTGGATAAAGTAGGCAGCCTGACAATCCATGATATTCCAAAGCGTATTTCACAAATTGTATCTGAACTAAAGACCTTCTTCTTCCGAGGATTCTTTAGCAGCTATGATGTGAATCTATTAGAAATGTTAAATGTCTTCATATTTATATTGATTTTTATTGGTGCCATTACTTTAATAGTAAAGAAAAAATTGTACCTAAATATAGGGAAACTTGTCACATTAATTCTATGTGTCATTACTTTACCGTTTACTCTCTATATTGCATATTTTGCTTCACCAAATGTTTTCTATCATATGTTAATGGTATTTAGCTTAAGCAGTACTTATATCTTCCTTGTTTTAATATATGATGCAATAGATAGTAACCAGACCACTATTTTTAAAGAAGTATTCTCGTGGGGAACAACAATTTTAATTGCATTCACGATATTTAATTTCGCGCTGATTGCAAATATTGCCTACATGAATATGGAGCTGCGTTATGAGAAATCAATTAGCTTTGCGAATCGCTTAGTGGATCGAATCGAGCAGCTGGATGAGTATGAAAATATTGAGAAAATGGCTGTCTTTGGGAATGTGGAGTTACATTCAACCTTATCAAGTGTATCGATTCCAAATCGAATTCCGACGATGACTGGCACTGTCGGAGAGACTGTTTTCTATAAACCATATAGTTATAATGAGTTGATTGAAAGCTTCTTGGGCTATTCATTGGTAGCGGCAACAGATGAGGATCTTAAAGCGATTCAACAAACGAATACCTACAAAGAGATGGGTGTTTGGCCAGCACAAGACTCTGTTCAAGTAATTAATAATACAGTAATAGTTAAATTTGAAAATATAGAAACGATTGAATGA